Proteins encoded in a region of the Rutidosis leptorrhynchoides isolate AG116_Rl617_1_P2 chromosome 9, CSIRO_AGI_Rlap_v1, whole genome shotgun sequence genome:
- the LOC139867517 gene encoding plasmodesmata-located protein 7, giving the protein MAKYNLICLFILSLLHPLHSKTDSFIYAGCSQIKYTQGSTYESNLDSLLTSLVNSATYSSYNKYSISGSTQQDVINGIYQCRGDLAMPDCATCVARAVTQLAPLCSQTCGGAIQLEGCFVKYDNTSFIGVEDKSVVMKKCAPSVGYDPAVMGRRDAVLASLGSAGGLYRVGGSADVEGVAQCVGDLSNGKCQDCVSEAIGQLKNECGGAVFGDMFLAKCYARYSTSGAHAYARSHHGEHDEAEKTFAIIVGLLAGVALIIIFLTFMRKAFARNGK; this is encoded by the exons aTGGCCAAATATAATCTTATTTGCCTATTCATTTTATCTCTATTACACCCTTTACATTCCAAAACAGACTCATTCATCTATGCAGGATGTTCACAAATCAAATACACACAAGGCTCAACATATGAGTCAAACCTTGACTCCCTTTTGACTTCTTTAGTCAACTCAGCCACATACTCATCCTACAACAAATACAGCATCTCTGGGTCCACCCAACAAGACGTAATCAACGGTATCTATCAATGTAGAGGCGATTTAGCCATGCCTGATTGCGCCACATGTGTCGCACGTGCAGTCACTCAACTGGCCCCACTTTGTTCCCAAACGTGCGGTGGGGCGATACAGTTAGAAGGATGTTTTGTGAAATATGATAATACTAGTTTTATTGGTGTGGAAGATAAGAGTGTTGTGATGAAGAAATGTGCACCATCTGTTGGGTATGATCCTGCGGTTATGGGACGAAGGGATGCGGTGTTGGCGAGCTTGGGTTCGGCTGGTGGGTTGTATAGAGTTGGGGGGTCTGCTGACGTGGAAGGGGTGGCTCAATGTGTTGGGGATTTGAGTAATGGAAAGTGTCAAGATTGTGTGAGTGAAGCAATTGGACAGTTGAAAAATGAGTGTGGTGGTGCAGTTTTTGGTGATATGTTTTTAGCTAAGTGTTATGCTAGGTATTCTACTAGTGGAGCTCATGCTTACGCAAGATCCCATCATG GAGAACACGATGAAGCGGAGAAGACATTTGCCATAATAGTTGGATTACTTGCTGGGGTTGCACTTATCATCATTTTCTTAACTTTCATGAGAAAAGCTTTTGCTCGAAATG GTAAATAA